Proteins encoded together in one Catellatospora citrea window:
- a CDS encoding glycosyltransferase family 4 protein has product MSAIAFVLVSWRPDAAAGMERAVAAHAAALVAAGHDAVIITAEPDQAPAYEGATVCTLESLQIPRPCSDETLRAAISTAGSRLTRELQRIYQRHRAAAAVYVDALWGLGRAVPIGGHTKPVLAVHVIGHREDMDAALQRAEVVIAPSEHVLRAAGHRYEISGWQVVPNTLLVDTGPTSEPKRRSLRQHGPVRVLARLGEEKGIAPLLAAGRQAQMSRLVEVAVSAAGFESAPGAQHKHLTLCRELANRAGIVLRSGLAWTQVPSWLGSASVVIVPSLAETFGLVALEALAAGTPVVAHDVDNLPALVGDGGIIVPISEGPGGLWRAAGELLADPVRYEQTSRAGYYRSRDYRPALVADLLLKAVS; this is encoded by the coding sequence ATGAGCGCCATCGCATTCGTGCTCGTATCCTGGCGCCCTGACGCCGCAGCCGGGATGGAACGAGCCGTGGCCGCCCACGCCGCCGCGCTCGTCGCGGCCGGTCACGACGCGGTAATCATCACCGCCGAGCCGGACCAAGCACCAGCGTACGAGGGAGCCACCGTCTGCACCCTGGAGTCCTTGCAGATCCCGCGCCCGTGTAGCGACGAGACGTTACGGGCGGCGATCTCGACCGCAGGCTCCAGGCTGACCCGCGAGCTCCAGCGGATCTACCAACGACACCGCGCCGCCGCTGCGGTCTACGTTGACGCGCTGTGGGGACTCGGCCGGGCCGTGCCCATCGGCGGGCACACGAAACCGGTGCTGGCAGTACACGTGATCGGCCACCGCGAAGACATGGACGCCGCACTACAGCGTGCGGAGGTGGTGATAGCTCCATCCGAGCACGTGCTGCGCGCGGCCGGCCACCGCTACGAGATCTCCGGGTGGCAAGTTGTGCCGAACACTCTGCTCGTCGACACCGGGCCGACGTCTGAGCCCAAACGCCGGTCGCTACGCCAGCACGGCCCCGTACGCGTGCTCGCCAGGCTCGGCGAGGAGAAAGGCATCGCGCCGCTGCTCGCAGCGGGCCGCCAGGCACAGATGTCACGCCTGGTCGAGGTAGCGGTCTCAGCAGCCGGATTCGAGTCGGCCCCGGGCGCCCAGCACAAGCACCTCACTCTCTGTCGGGAACTAGCCAACCGGGCGGGCATCGTGTTGCGCAGCGGCCTGGCGTGGACTCAGGTGCCGTCCTGGCTCGGCAGCGCATCCGTGGTGATCGTGCCGTCGCTGGCCGAGACGTTCGGGCTCGTTGCGCTGGAAGCGCTCGCCGCTGGCACGCCGGTGGTCGCACACGATGTCGACAACCTGCCCGCCCTGGTGGGCGACGGTGGCATCATCGTGCCGATCAGCGAAGGCCCAGGAGGTCTGTGGCGTGCCGCTGGGGAACTGCTGGCCGACCCAGTACGCTACGAACAGACTTCACGGGCCGGCTACTACCGCAGCCGGGACTATCGGCCCGCCCTCGTTGCTGACCTTCTGCTAAAGGCGGTGAGCTGA
- a CDS encoding PIG-L deacetylase family protein, whose product MAHADDAELWAGGTLAAHARAGGRTVVAVPRSNATRDGEAEAGAKLLGAECELLDDLATHTVADLLTRLQPDAVITHSPEDIHPAHRTTATTLLAVLPEVVIANGRPARVYHCDGYNGLDMYGRPLHLPVIVDVSATWDLKQRAACAHASQPITSHFWPMVETLGRLHGMRTGTTYAEAFQPMPVLGRLPAADGL is encoded by the coding sequence ATGGCCCACGCCGACGACGCCGAACTGTGGGCGGGCGGGACGCTGGCCGCCCACGCCCGCGCCGGAGGCCGCACCGTCGTAGCCGTCCCCCGCAGCAACGCGACCAGGGACGGCGAGGCCGAGGCAGGTGCCAAGCTGCTCGGCGCCGAATGCGAGCTACTCGACGACCTGGCCACACACACCGTTGCCGACCTACTCACCCGTCTACAACCCGATGCGGTGATCACTCACAGCCCCGAGGACATCCACCCCGCACACCGCACCACCGCCACCACGCTGCTGGCCGTACTGCCGGAGGTCGTTATCGCGAACGGACGCCCCGCCCGCGTCTACCACTGCGACGGATACAACGGCCTCGACATGTACGGCCGCCCGTTGCACCTCCCTGTCATCGTCGACGTCTCAGCCACCTGGGACCTCAAGCAGCGGGCCGCCTGTGCACATGCATCCCAACCGATCACCAGCCACTTCTGGCCGATGGTCGAAACACTCGGCCGACTGCACGGAATGCGCACCGGCACCACTTACGCCGAAGCCTTCCAGCCGATGCCGGTCCTCGGTCGACTGCCAGCCGCCGACGGCCTGTAA
- a CDS encoding radical SAM protein, whose amino-acid sequence MGLTHLSPHELDPGRITLDDTLVAQWPLADVARLERSTPVSVCWSPIVRCNLHCPQCLDDISVRELDRTGQARIAGILAEADLLGVDISGGEPLLLRDLPARAGRVAAGGRSVVSVTTNGWHLARRAKELDRLDAIRVSFDGPDANTHDRMRGEGSFQRGCDGVRAAVAHQIPVQLQTVLMQRNYQAAQQVIDLAADLGALGVTLLQMLPIGAGASLSAEMLTDERASALVSALKVPAGMQVRLRSRRSAAGFTVIRADGRVWRNGDQALSISGLRPLQSAADLALTGSDGAA is encoded by the coding sequence GTGGGCCTGACCCACCTCAGCCCGCACGAGCTGGACCCCGGCCGGATCACCCTGGACGACACCCTGGTTGCGCAATGGCCCCTGGCCGACGTCGCCCGACTTGAACGCTCCACCCCCGTTAGCGTGTGCTGGTCACCAATCGTGCGCTGCAACCTGCACTGCCCCCAGTGCCTGGACGACATCTCCGTACGCGAACTCGACCGAACCGGCCAGGCACGCATCGCTGGGATCCTCGCCGAAGCCGACCTGCTCGGCGTCGACATCTCCGGAGGCGAGCCGCTGCTGCTACGCGACCTTCCCGCGCGAGCGGGCCGAGTCGCCGCCGGCGGCCGTTCCGTCGTCTCCGTCACCACCAACGGCTGGCACCTGGCCCGGCGCGCCAAGGAGCTGGACAGGCTGGACGCGATCCGTGTCTCCTTCGACGGGCCCGACGCCAACACCCACGACCGCATGCGTGGCGAGGGCAGCTTCCAACGCGGCTGTGACGGGGTACGCGCGGCCGTGGCGCACCAGATTCCCGTCCAGTTGCAGACGGTGCTCATGCAGCGCAACTACCAAGCGGCGCAGCAGGTCATCGACCTGGCTGCCGACCTCGGCGCTCTCGGCGTGACGTTGCTGCAGATGCTGCCGATTGGGGCGGGTGCCAGCCTGAGCGCCGAGATGCTGACCGACGAGCGTGCCAGCGCGCTTGTGTCGGCCTTGAAGGTTCCGGCCGGGATGCAGGTGCGCCTGCGATCACGCCGGTCAGCGGCCGGGTTCACCGTTATCCGCGCCGACGGCCGGGTCTGGCGCAACGGCGATCAAGCGCTGAGCATCTCCGGGCTCCGTCCCCTGCAATCGGCCGCCGACCTGGCCCTGACCGGCTCGGACGGTGCGGCATGA
- a CDS encoding DUF6884 domain-containing protein codes for MTNLEHRPGVDYQQRMVVVACSKEKTLGRGALPALDLYDGGVVPPLRQWLGERPGLRSRVRFLSAQHGWITAETRLEPYDRPLDTARAEQLRPHVKQAVDAEITSHGMPEELLVVAEPLYLTLLADLLALPQRPRVFWIYDHAHGWPQAHAVLTDWGW; via the coding sequence ATGACCAACCTCGAACACCGACCGGGAGTCGATTATCAGCAGCGCATGGTCGTCGTCGCCTGCTCGAAAGAGAAGACGCTCGGCCGGGGAGCCCTGCCGGCGCTAGACCTCTACGACGGAGGTGTGGTGCCGCCCCTGCGGCAATGGCTGGGCGAGCGGCCTGGGCTGCGGTCCCGTGTGCGGTTCCTGTCGGCCCAGCACGGCTGGATCACCGCCGAAACCCGGCTCGAGCCATACGACCGGCCGCTGGATACCGCGCGTGCCGAGCAGCTGAGGCCGCACGTCAAGCAGGCCGTCGATGCTGAGATCACCTCGCACGGCATGCCCGAAGAACTACTCGTCGTGGCCGAGCCGCTTTACCTGACCCTGCTGGCCGACCTTCTGGCACTGCCGCAGCGGCCACGCGTGTTCTGGATCTACGACCACGCCCACGGCTGGCCCCAAGCCCACGCCGTCCTCACCGATTGGGGGTGGTGA
- the folE gene encoding GTP cyclohydrolase I has product MIDQDAAERAAAALLTALGVPLDTPSTQRTPARMVKAYAELLTPREYVPTVFPNEAGYRELVLARQVPFVSLCAHHMLPFVGTAHLGYLPGERILGLSKLARLLSSAAARPQIQEVLTQQLGDWLESQLKPGGAAVVVTAEHMCMTLRGAGAMGSTVTTSTWRGSLADPAARAQFMAMAGEGAR; this is encoded by the coding sequence ATGATCGACCAAGACGCCGCCGAAAGGGCCGCGGCGGCACTACTGACCGCGCTCGGCGTACCGCTGGACACCCCGTCCACTCAGCGGACCCCGGCCCGGATGGTCAAGGCATACGCCGAGCTGCTTACTCCGCGCGAGTACGTCCCCACCGTGTTTCCCAACGAGGCGGGCTACCGGGAGCTGGTGCTGGCTCGCCAAGTTCCGTTCGTGTCGCTGTGCGCCCACCACATGCTGCCGTTCGTCGGCACGGCCCACCTCGGCTACCTGCCGGGCGAGCGCATTCTCGGCCTATCCAAGCTCGCCCGTCTCCTCTCGTCCGCAGCGGCGCGGCCTCAGATCCAGGAGGTCTTGACCCAGCAGCTCGGTGACTGGCTGGAGTCACAGCTGAAGCCAGGCGGCGCCGCGGTAGTCGTCACGGCCGAGCACATGTGCATGACTCTGCGCGGAGCGGGAGCGATGGGCAGCACTGTCACCACCAGCACCTGGCGGGGTAGCCTGGCCGACCCGGCCGCGCGTGCCCAGTTCATGGCCATGGCGGGGGAGGGCGCACGATGA
- a CDS encoding 5'-3' exonuclease produces the protein MVPLLLVDGHNLLWGGTFGFPAPIYSRDKTRLLTGLFAFFALLRVAIREDVPGGQPEVLVVFDGEHGGADRKETHEGYKASRPADDAALLPLQFLPDVKRGLNLVGISWAEMEHAEADDVIATIVSRTPPPRPILMMTRDKDYYQLIDDRVVVLNTKFRAGQRLVTPAEVFRRHAVTPAQWADFRALSGDPADEIPGVHGIGATTAAKLLAEGLSLDELPASGRLASGRGRHVAEQFELALKWRNMIRLQTDLDVPCTPTGEPSPLLPKPADLVEELGLW, from the coding sequence ATGGTTCCGCTGCTGCTCGTCGACGGCCACAACCTTCTATGGGGCGGCACCTTCGGATTCCCCGCACCTATCTACTCCCGCGACAAGACGCGGCTGCTCACCGGCCTGTTCGCGTTCTTCGCGCTCCTGCGCGTCGCGATCCGCGAAGACGTGCCCGGCGGCCAACCCGAGGTGCTCGTGGTGTTCGACGGCGAGCACGGCGGCGCCGACCGCAAGGAAACCCACGAGGGCTACAAGGCCAGCCGCCCAGCCGATGACGCCGCACTTCTGCCGCTGCAGTTCCTTCCCGACGTGAAACGGGGCCTGAACCTGGTCGGTATCAGCTGGGCCGAGATGGAACACGCCGAGGCCGACGATGTCATCGCCACGATCGTGAGCCGCACCCCACCGCCGCGACCAATCCTCATGATGACCAGGGACAAGGACTACTACCAGCTCATCGACGACCGCGTAGTGGTCCTCAACACGAAGTTCCGCGCGGGCCAGCGACTGGTCACCCCGGCCGAGGTGTTCCGCCGCCACGCCGTCACCCCCGCCCAATGGGCGGACTTCCGAGCGCTGTCCGGTGACCCGGCCGACGAGATCCCCGGCGTCCACGGCATCGGTGCCACCACTGCGGCGAAACTGCTCGCCGAGGGGCTCTCCCTCGATGAACTGCCCGCTTCAGGACGCCTCGCCAGCGGCCGCGGCAGGCACGTCGCCGAACAATTCGAACTAGCGCTGAAATGGCGCAACATGATCAGACTGCAAACCGACCTCGACGTGCCGTGCACCCCAACCGGCGAGCCCAGCCCGCTGCTGCCCAAGCCCGCAGATCTGGTAGAGGAACTCGGCTTATGGTGA
- a CDS encoding reverse transcriptase domain-containing protein, which produces MRARLADLAARIHSGQWTPGPLRTVQLTSYAGKQFPAVIPTVEDRIVHRALRHILDPILDAAVLADWVSGYRPGRNRITALRQVDAHLHGGSAWLADVDVAAASAGSSAQELTGWLAQYVQDGSFLALFRRAVEGLPSPLVPGSGLWPVLFQLRLAQADARLGHLRVVRFADNYIACARSGDEAATAVSDITQALAVVGLAPNARKTQIRPPYLALAEDLFLIDG; this is translated from the coding sequence ATGCGGGCCAGGCTTGCCGACCTCGCCGCCCGGATCCACAGCGGGCAGTGGACCCCTGGCCCGCTGCGGACGGTGCAGCTGACCAGCTACGCGGGAAAGCAGTTCCCGGCCGTGATCCCCACCGTGGAGGACCGCATCGTCCACCGCGCCCTGCGGCACATCCTCGACCCCATCCTCGACGCGGCGGTACTTGCCGACTGGGTGTCGGGATACCGGCCCGGACGCAACAGGATCACCGCGCTCCGCCAGGTGGACGCCCACCTGCACGGCGGCTCGGCGTGGCTGGCTGACGTCGATGTCGCGGCTGCGTCCGCTGGCAGCAGCGCCCAGGAGCTGACGGGCTGGCTGGCCCAGTACGTGCAGGACGGCTCTTTCCTGGCGCTGTTCCGCCGGGCGGTAGAGGGACTGCCGTCACCGCTGGTCCCCGGCAGCGGCCTGTGGCCGGTCCTGTTCCAGCTGCGCCTCGCGCAGGCTGACGCCCGGCTCGGGCACCTCCGAGTCGTGCGGTTCGCCGACAACTACATCGCGTGCGCCCGAAGCGGCGATGAGGCCGCCACGGCGGTATCGGACATCACGCAGGCGCTGGCGGTGGTCGGGCTGGCTCCGAATGCGCGCAAGACCCAGATCCGGCCGCCGTACCTGGCTTTGGCCGAAGACCTGTTTCTCATCGACGGGTGA
- a CDS encoding glycosyltransferase family 2 protein → MVTVRDTLSRALAHRDNDYRQIAEAICWARKVDWHSVTAATKASGTSLSVVIPARNAEHSLATVLDALGAQDTSGTFEVIVIDDASSDDTTAVAASHPVVDVTWRLPDRVGGAAARNVGTYLAEADTVVYLDADMVLPRHVLADIAVRAHPELVLVGFRHGIPYASAGHGRAVVPSSEPDLRADHRVCWRAPAGVPMFYTGQVYDQPFTGHPLDHTDEFVALGFGRAYHDWDLPRMVVTALVAVPRAAVFEVGGFDAGFDASGWGSEDTHLGAALIAAGCKVAPLRQVRGYHIDPPDAQQQWQAKFATAAERVAYFRQLLEQPAPCGRADQLAATAQRLLQTAQELR, encoded by the coding sequence GTGGTGACCGTGAGAGACACGCTGAGCCGGGCGCTGGCTCACCGGGACAACGACTACCGGCAGATCGCTGAGGCAATCTGCTGGGCGAGAAAAGTCGACTGGCACAGCGTCACCGCGGCGACCAAGGCGTCAGGGACGTCGCTGTCGGTGGTAATCCCCGCCCGCAACGCCGAGCACAGCCTCGCGACGGTGCTCGATGCGCTCGGCGCGCAGGACACCTCCGGCACATTCGAGGTGATCGTCATAGACGACGCCTCCAGCGACGACACCACAGCGGTCGCGGCCAGCCACCCCGTCGTCGATGTCACCTGGCGGCTGCCTGATCGGGTAGGTGGCGCGGCGGCGCGCAACGTCGGCACCTATCTCGCCGAGGCGGACACGGTTGTCTACCTGGACGCCGACATGGTGCTACCCCGCCATGTGCTGGCCGACATCGCCGTGCGGGCGCATCCGGAGCTGGTGCTGGTCGGGTTCCGCCATGGAATCCCGTACGCGTCTGCCGGGCACGGCCGGGCAGTGGTGCCGAGCAGTGAGCCGGATCTGCGCGCCGACCACCGTGTCTGCTGGCGCGCACCGGCCGGGGTGCCCATGTTCTACACCGGCCAGGTCTACGACCAGCCATTCACCGGGCATCCGCTCGACCACACCGACGAGTTCGTGGCGCTGGGCTTCGGGCGCGCCTACCACGACTGGGACCTGCCCCGCATGGTCGTCACAGCGCTGGTGGCCGTCCCTCGCGCAGCGGTGTTCGAAGTGGGCGGGTTCGACGCCGGGTTCGATGCGTCCGGTTGGGGAAGCGAAGACACCCACCTCGGCGCGGCACTCATCGCAGCGGGCTGCAAAGTAGCTCCGCTGCGGCAGGTCCGCGGCTACCACATCGACCCGCCCGACGCACAACAACAGTGGCAGGCCAAGTTCGCCACAGCCGCCGAAAGGGTCGCCTACTTCCGGCAACTGCTTGAGCAGCCCGCCCCCTGCGGCCGAGCCGACCAGCTCGCCGCCACCGCGCAGCGTCTTCTACAAACCGCGCAGGAGTTGCGATGA
- a CDS encoding 6-pyruvoyl trahydropterin synthase family protein produces MFTISKTFRFEASHRLAGLPEGHKCARLHGHSYAVTVELDADYLDPPGFVMDFAQLSPLGDYLKIAFDHQHLNDVLTVQPTSENLARLFTEWCVGHLPLAESVSAVTVRVSETTSSWAQYRWRRP; encoded by the coding sequence ATGTTCACCATCTCCAAGACATTCCGGTTTGAGGCGTCGCACCGTCTGGCCGGCCTGCCCGAGGGTCACAAATGCGCCCGCCTGCACGGCCACAGTTACGCCGTGACGGTTGAGCTGGACGCCGACTACCTGGACCCGCCGGGCTTCGTGATGGACTTCGCGCAGCTGTCACCGCTCGGCGACTATCTCAAGATCGCGTTCGACCACCAGCACCTTAACGACGTCCTCACCGTGCAGCCCACCAGCGAAAACCTGGCTCGGCTGTTCACCGAGTGGTGCGTGGGGCACCTGCCGCTTGCCGAGTCGGTGTCCGCGGTGACGGTGCGGGTGAGCGAGACGACGTCATCGTGGGCCCAGTACCGCTGGAGGCGGCCATGA
- a CDS encoding 7-carboxy-7-deazaguanine synthase QueE yields MTALLAAMPHRPLLVSEIFGPTVQGEGPSTGRQALFIRLSRCNLTCGRCDTPYTWDWSRFDAAEQTQKISGEELVAWALGHPTRLVVISGGEPLIQQQLLDPVVRALAAAGREVEIETNGTFAPTTAVAGAVTAFNVSPKLASFAPSDDEPRRIVGAALKALEATGKARFKFVVSDPADLQEVASLQREFGLTEIWIMPEGAKPEQVIARTRQIADEVIERGWNLSTRLHVLVWGDTRGR; encoded by the coding sequence ATGACCGCGCTGCTGGCTGCTATGCCGCACCGGCCCCTGCTGGTGTCAGAGATTTTCGGACCGACCGTGCAGGGCGAGGGGCCGAGCACGGGAAGGCAGGCGCTGTTCATCCGGCTGTCGCGCTGCAACCTGACCTGTGGCCGGTGCGACACGCCCTACACCTGGGACTGGTCGCGCTTCGACGCCGCCGAGCAGACCCAGAAGATCTCTGGTGAGGAGCTGGTGGCGTGGGCGCTGGGACATCCGACCCGGCTCGTCGTGATCTCCGGGGGTGAGCCGCTGATCCAGCAGCAGCTGCTGGATCCGGTGGTGCGCGCACTGGCCGCAGCTGGCCGCGAAGTGGAGATCGAGACCAACGGCACCTTCGCCCCCACCACGGCGGTGGCAGGTGCGGTGACGGCGTTCAACGTCTCGCCGAAGCTGGCCAGCTTCGCCCCATCCGACGACGAACCTAGGCGGATCGTCGGCGCCGCGTTGAAGGCGCTGGAGGCCACCGGCAAAGCGCGGTTCAAGTTCGTGGTGTCCGATCCGGCAGACCTGCAGGAGGTGGCCAGCCTTCAACGGGAGTTCGGCCTGACCGAGATCTGGATCATGCCGGAGGGCGCCAAACCGGAGCAGGTCATCGCCCGGACCCGGCAGATCGCCGACGAGGTGATCGAGCGCGGCTGGAACCTGAGCACCCGCCTGCACGTGCTGGTGTGGGGTGACACCCGTGGCAGATAG
- the fxlM gene encoding methyltransferase, FxLD system, protein MVDTDRAAQMRKALVAQLRDQGKILSDTVEQAFLRVPREGFMPADTDLAVVYGYDKPVVTKRDAQDQAMSSVSAAYIQAAMLELAQLRPGMRVLEVGSGGLNAAYIAEVVGPEGRVVSIDIDPEVIDRAATALDATGYSIRVRVLVADAEHGVPDEAPFDAIIVTVGAWNIAPAWLHQLQPDGLLVVPLIMNYVTRVIGFRRNGDHLISTATEIAGFVPMQGEGSRPHKHIELTDATGCKVTLSFDSGAPSDPAQLDGVLTAGTAESWSGITIGHGVSFADLHLWLAWFLNGFCRLSAEQGTDLTAKERWLPFAAVRGAGLAYLMLRDVPQDDAAEFGVRAYGGDAKLAAAALTEQVQAWYRAGRHTVPTFTYWPTGSDHSRLHADAKVMDKTNGTIVISWPALVAADSPSGDH, encoded by the coding sequence ATGGTGGACACCGACCGCGCCGCCCAGATGCGAAAAGCGCTCGTTGCGCAGCTACGCGACCAAGGAAAGATCCTTTCCGATACGGTGGAGCAGGCGTTTCTTCGCGTGCCACGCGAAGGCTTCATGCCCGCCGATACCGACCTGGCAGTGGTCTACGGCTACGACAAACCCGTGGTGACCAAGCGTGACGCGCAGGACCAGGCGATGTCTTCGGTGTCCGCGGCGTACATCCAGGCCGCGATGCTGGAGCTGGCCCAACTGCGTCCCGGTATGAGAGTGCTGGAGGTCGGTTCCGGTGGGCTCAACGCGGCCTACATCGCCGAGGTCGTCGGCCCAGAGGGGCGGGTCGTCAGTATCGACATCGACCCGGAGGTGATCGACCGGGCCGCGACCGCGCTGGACGCGACGGGCTACAGCATCCGCGTCCGCGTCCTGGTCGCCGACGCCGAGCACGGCGTGCCGGATGAGGCCCCGTTCGACGCGATCATCGTCACGGTCGGGGCATGGAACATCGCCCCTGCCTGGCTCCACCAGCTGCAACCGGACGGCCTTCTCGTAGTCCCGCTGATCATGAATTACGTCACGCGCGTGATCGGCTTCCGCCGAAACGGCGACCACCTCATCAGCACCGCAACCGAGATAGCGGGCTTCGTACCCATGCAGGGCGAGGGCTCACGCCCCCACAAACACATCGAGCTGACCGACGCCACCGGCTGCAAAGTAACCCTCTCGTTCGACTCCGGCGCACCCAGCGACCCCGCGCAGCTCGACGGCGTGTTAACCGCCGGCACGGCCGAGTCATGGTCGGGCATCACGATCGGCCACGGCGTCTCCTTCGCCGACCTACACCTGTGGCTCGCCTGGTTCCTCAACGGGTTCTGCCGCCTGTCCGCCGAGCAGGGAACCGACCTGACGGCCAAGGAGCGGTGGCTGCCGTTCGCGGCCGTACGCGGAGCCGGGCTCGCATACCTCATGCTGCGCGACGTGCCGCAAGATGACGCAGCGGAATTCGGCGTCCGCGCCTACGGCGGGGACGCGAAGCTGGCCGCCGCCGCGCTCACCGAACAAGTCCAGGCGTGGTACCGAGCCGGACGGCACACCGTACCCACGTTCACGTACTGGCCTACCGGCAGCGACCACTCCCGCCTGCACGCCGATGCCAAGGTGATGGACAAAACCAACGGCACGATCGTGATCTCCTGGCCCGCGCTTGTAGCAGCGGACTCGCCCTCAGGCGATCACTAA
- the queC gene encoding 7-cyano-7-deazaguanine synthase QueC: MTTSALGALSVPADSIPRHVVLVLSGGLDSTVLAYRLRADGAQLTALSFDYGQRHRRELEYASRTAHRLGAEHHVIDLASITGLLTGSALTDRDVTVPDGHYTDLSMRATVVPNRNALMLDIAVAVAVARGAGAVAFGAHSGDHPIYPDCRPAFVSAYRRMAQLANAGFAVDGFTVLAPFIGLAKSDIVTIGEQVNVPFGDSWSCYKGGDVHCGTCGTCVERREAFALARVADPTAYLTREVG; this comes from the coding sequence ATGACTACCTCCGCCCTGGGTGCGCTGAGCGTCCCCGCCGATTCGATCCCCCGCCATGTAGTCCTGGTCCTGTCCGGAGGCTTGGACAGCACCGTGCTGGCCTACCGGCTGCGCGCCGACGGCGCACAGCTGACCGCCCTGTCGTTCGACTATGGCCAGCGGCACCGCCGCGAGCTCGAATATGCGTCCCGGACCGCGCACCGTCTCGGAGCTGAACACCACGTCATCGATCTGGCATCGATTACAGGTCTGCTCACCGGGTCGGCGCTGACTGACCGAGACGTCACGGTGCCTGATGGCCACTACACGGACTTGTCGATGCGCGCCACGGTGGTGCCCAACCGCAACGCGCTCATGCTCGACATCGCCGTCGCCGTGGCCGTCGCGCGCGGGGCCGGTGCTGTGGCGTTCGGCGCGCACTCCGGCGACCACCCGATTTACCCCGACTGCCGCCCGGCATTCGTCAGCGCGTACCGCCGTATGGCGCAGCTGGCCAACGCCGGGTTCGCCGTGGACGGGTTCACCGTTCTGGCACCGTTCATCGGCTTGGCCAAGAGCGACATCGTGACGATCGGCGAGCAGGTCAACGTGCCGTTCGGCGACAGCTGGTCGTGTTACAAGGGCGGCGACGTGCACTGCGGCACCTGCGGTACGTGCGTCGAGCGGCGCGAGGCTTTCGCGCTGGCCCGTGTGGCGGACCCGACCGCCTACCTGACGCGCGAGGTGGGCTGA
- a CDS encoding formylglycine-generating enzyme family protein, translating into MADLLVTATPLTCSQVNLDGPSLMPVIGLNHRAAARLAIEVGGRLPTSVEWEWIAAGPQRRRFPWGEQDWAPHLARLRHDAVFDGPAPVGAYPAGATPQGVLDLAGNVWEWTASQVMGGGRWIRGGSYASRPLYGQTTFLNAVHAERCSPGIGIRVVRTA; encoded by the coding sequence GTGGCTGACCTTCTGGTGACCGCCACCCCGTTGACGTGCAGCCAGGTCAACCTCGACGGCCCATCGCTGATGCCGGTGATCGGCCTAAACCACCGAGCCGCAGCCCGCCTGGCCATAGAAGTCGGCGGCAGGCTGCCGACCTCGGTGGAATGGGAGTGGATCGCCGCCGGGCCTCAACGGCGCAGGTTCCCCTGGGGCGAGCAGGACTGGGCACCGCACCTGGCCAGGCTCCGCCACGATGCAGTGTTCGACGGCCCGGCACCGGTGGGCGCCTATCCGGCTGGCGCAACTCCACAGGGCGTGCTGGATCTCGCGGGCAACGTGTGGGAGTGGACCGCCTCGCAGGTCATGGGCGGTGGCCGTTGGATCAGGGGCGGCTCCTACGCCTCGCGCCCGCTGTACGGGCAGACCACGTTCCTCAACGCCGTGCACGCAGAGCGGTGCTCGCCCGGCATCGGCATCCGGGTGGTGAGAACGGCATGA
- a CDS encoding phosphoribosyltransferase → MTSQRTFAHTRVLTLTDEVVDHAIGMLGSALVTRFGQPGAIIGIANGGLVPAEKLAAKLVTSRFWVAARHNATDDLYSQATGQVTTDVTTLSAALEGHRLPGPVVLVDDICGTGATFDALRPSLHPLVAPDARVLTVTLCLNEGSPIRPDLWAWTVGDWVRFPWEGHLPGGQPQEPLPLPRRINP, encoded by the coding sequence ATGACCAGCCAACGCACGTTCGCCCACACCAGGGTCCTGACCCTGACCGACGAGGTGGTCGACCACGCCATCGGCATGCTGGGCTCAGCGCTGGTCACCCGCTTCGGCCAGCCCGGCGCGATCATCGGCATCGCCAACGGCGGCCTGGTCCCAGCCGAGAAACTCGCCGCGAAACTTGTCACCAGCAGGTTCTGGGTCGCCGCCCGCCACAACGCCACCGACGACCTCTACAGTCAGGCGACCGGACAGGTCACCACCGACGTCACCACGCTCAGCGCCGCCTTGGAAGGCCATCGATTGCCGGGGCCGGTAGTCCTGGTTGACGACATCTGCGGAACCGGAGCTACATTCGACGCACTGCGCCCATCGCTGCATCCGCTAGTGGCCCCCGACGCCCGCGTGCTGACCGTCACGCTGTGCCTCAACGAGGGATCGCCCATCCGGCCCGACCTGTGGGCGTGGACGGTGGGCGACTGGGTTCGCTTCCCCTGGGAAGGGCACCTGCCAGGCGGCCAGCCGCAGGAACCGCTACCACTCCCACGGCGGATCAACCCATGA